Proteins encoded together in one Desulfosporosinus meridiei DSM 13257 window:
- the spoIIR gene encoding stage II sporulation protein R, producing MKVRFIALTIILSMIGIMAFGVLREPILVGIAKEDTLGKEETLAQTPDQLIRFHVLANSDSEEDQALKRAVRDAILKELSPQLAAARSLEESREIVQRIRPDMEEIALSVIHSWNKSYTVHTDYGHFPFPTKSYGTLVLPAGQYEALRVVIGEGQGSNWWCVLFPALCFVDIENSTAVQVDGKSQTEYALKSPPKVRLFFWEKIKEFLI from the coding sequence ATGAAGGTTCGGTTTATTGCCTTAACAATTATACTTAGTATGATAGGAATTATGGCTTTTGGAGTACTTCGGGAACCTATTCTCGTGGGAATTGCCAAAGAAGATACACTGGGCAAAGAAGAGACACTGGCTCAGACACCGGATCAATTAATTCGTTTTCACGTACTGGCTAATTCAGATAGTGAGGAAGATCAAGCTTTAAAGAGAGCGGTCAGAGATGCAATCTTGAAGGAATTGTCACCTCAGTTGGCTGCTGCTCGTTCTTTAGAAGAATCTCGGGAAATTGTCCAAAGGATTAGACCTGACATGGAAGAGATTGCACTTTCGGTAATTCATTCATGGAATAAAAGCTACACGGTTCACACAGATTACGGGCATTTTCCCTTTCCCACTAAATCCTATGGAACCCTGGTGCTGCCTGCCGGGCAATATGAAGCACTTCGAGTGGTGATTGGTGAGGGACAAGGATCGAATTGGTGGTGTGTGCTATTTCCGGCCCTTTGTTTTGTAGATATCGAGAATTCCACCGCAGTTCAAGTGGATGGAAAAAGTCAGACAGAATATGCCTTGAAAAGCCCGCCCAAGGTGCGCTTATTCTTCTGGGAGAAGATAAAAGAATTCTTGATCTAG
- a CDS encoding GerMN domain-containing protein: MKVRVRNFSLLGVVLLSLILMTGCGTLETLVKKDGASTPLADWIGSNADKETTIPASTTTGEGKVVALYYPDASGKYLLKEERTLPKTVSLARETVVQWLKGPSGNDLLASVSTTTTLRDIAIRDNVVIVDLSKEFLQPNSKVAPEIALYGLVNTLTQFSTIKQVQIRVDGQPISKYGTIDASNLVYKANLVKTEASGKTVTPNTGTGNSGLGIVVPDNNNDSTNSGNNSNSSTNSSNKNSSNIESKTNGALKDSPSSINLFNYPPSST, encoded by the coding sequence ATGAAAGTACGGGTTCGGAATTTTAGTCTTCTGGGAGTAGTTTTACTCAGCTTGATCCTGATGACCGGCTGTGGAACGCTAGAAACACTTGTGAAAAAGGATGGAGCCTCAACTCCATTGGCTGACTGGATAGGATCAAACGCGGATAAAGAAACGACAATTCCCGCATCAACCACAACAGGAGAAGGAAAGGTCGTAGCCCTTTATTATCCTGATGCCAGTGGAAAGTATCTACTCAAGGAAGAGCGAACCTTGCCAAAAACAGTGAGCCTCGCCAGAGAGACAGTTGTTCAATGGCTAAAAGGTCCCTCGGGAAATGATTTGCTAGCCTCGGTTTCTACAACTACAACTTTGCGAGATATTGCCATCAGAGACAATGTGGTTATTGTAGATTTAAGTAAAGAGTTCTTGCAGCCTAACTCTAAAGTAGCCCCTGAGATTGCGCTGTATGGCTTAGTTAATACCTTGACCCAGTTTTCCACAATAAAGCAAGTTCAAATTCGGGTCGATGGTCAACCCATCAGTAAATATGGAACCATTGACGCATCAAATTTGGTCTACAAAGCCAATCTGGTTAAGACAGAGGCTTCGGGAAAAACGGTGACTCCCAATACCGGAACTGGAAATTCAGGTTTAGGGATAGTAGTCCCGGATAATAATAACGACAGTACTAATAGTGGTAATAACAGTAACAGCAGCACTAATAGTAGTAATAAGAATAGTAGTAATATTGAAAGCAAGACTAACGGAGCTCTCAAAGATTCTCCCAGTTCAATTAATCTCTTTAATTATCCTCCAAGTTCAACCTGA
- a CDS encoding response regulator transcription factor, with amino-acid sequence MKIVLVDDEPEILTLVRDYLSREGYNALTAVNGVEGMELIEREKPDLVLLDWMLPGISGLDMCKRLRETSTIPIIMLTAKSEEIDRVLGLEFGADDYIVKPFSLRELVARIKTVLRRSSGGSQEYTSSVIIRGEISLDVSSHKVLKRGQEVLLTPTEFNILHLLATRPGTVYSRLQLLRQAMGEEYLYYERSIDTHVSNLRKKIEDNPSEPKYIETVFGVGYRFGEDL; translated from the coding sequence ATGAAGATTGTTTTAGTCGATGATGAACCGGAAATTCTAACCCTCGTGAGGGATTACCTCTCGCGGGAAGGATATAACGCCCTAACTGCAGTCAATGGAGTAGAAGGGATGGAGCTTATCGAACGGGAAAAGCCGGATCTTGTCTTGCTGGATTGGATGCTTCCGGGAATAAGTGGGCTGGACATGTGCAAACGTTTGCGTGAAACCAGTACCATACCGATTATCATGCTGACGGCAAAATCCGAGGAAATTGATCGAGTTCTTGGCTTAGAGTTTGGTGCTGACGACTATATTGTTAAACCATTTAGCCTTCGGGAATTAGTCGCTCGAATCAAAACTGTACTTCGCCGCTCATCAGGGGGTTCACAGGAATACACCTCTTCAGTAATAATTCGAGGAGAGATTAGCTTAGACGTCTCCAGTCATAAGGTCTTAAAGCGGGGGCAGGAAGTCCTTCTAACGCCTACAGAATTTAACATACTGCATTTACTTGCTACACGCCCGGGAACTGTCTACAGTCGTCTGCAGCTTTTACGGCAGGCCATGGGGGAAGAATATCTTTACTATGAACGCTCCATTGATACCCACGTCTCCAACCTGCGTAAGAAAATTGAGGACAACCCCAGCGAGCCAAAGTATATTGAAACCGTTTTTGGCGTGGGCTATCGGTTTGGTGAAGACTTGTGA
- a CDS encoding helix-turn-helix transcriptional regulator, translating to MKNRLEEIRKQQGIKQEELASALEVSRQTIGSLENGRYNPSIILAFKIARYFDMPIEEIFIYEEE from the coding sequence TTGAAAAATAGATTAGAAGAAATTCGAAAACAGCAAGGAATTAAACAAGAAGAATTGGCGTCTGCTTTAGAAGTATCTAGACAGACAATTGGTTCATTAGAGAATGGTCGATACAATCCATCTATTATATTAGCATTTAAAATAGCACGATATTTTGATATGCCAATCGAAGAAATTTTCATTTATGAGGAGGAATAA
- a CDS encoding MarR family winged helix-turn-helix transcriptional regulator, whose product MRRANAILFKRGRSVLVDMDISELQFNALLCIREYGPLTMGDLCKNLYVACSTATDLADRMEFAGLVERVRAEKDRRVVALHLLSRGNEALDAVIAERQKFISEIIKDYTDEEYEELSRSSKLLAEKMELVEV is encoded by the coding sequence TTGAGACGAGCTAATGCAATTTTGTTTAAGCGTGGCCGATCGGTTCTAGTAGATATGGATATTTCTGAGCTTCAGTTCAATGCACTTTTATGCATTCGAGAATATGGGCCTTTAACTATGGGTGATCTATGTAAAAACTTATATGTAGCATGCAGTACAGCAACGGATTTAGCAGATCGAATGGAATTTGCAGGGCTTGTCGAACGTGTACGAGCTGAAAAGGATCGGAGAGTAGTCGCGCTTCACTTGTTATCAAGAGGGAATGAAGCACTGGATGCAGTAATCGCAGAAAGACAAAAATTTATCAGCGAAATCATCAAAGATTATACCGATGAAGAATACGAAGAACTGTCTCGCAGCTCAAAACTCCTTGCTGAGAAAATGGAATTAGTAGAAGTTTAA